The proteins below come from a single Triticum aestivum cultivar Chinese Spring chromosome 5D, IWGSC CS RefSeq v2.1, whole genome shotgun sequence genomic window:
- the LOC123119397 gene encoding GDP-L-galactose phosphorylase 1, with translation MVSATKLEGGYCFHSKNSPLDQPEGVKIHLYRLGIEQREHDALKSFACAGEGSPSLLDTIILSQWENFAQKGQLGYDVTTCELKVIEGQRDFVIQMNDKWNSFSLKKYDKFGHPFGCLKPNSARSYEELLLCIAEGENNEPEVVPSITPPNNGVLLIANAYPVEYGHIFLVPNATNQLSSFWDKRMFGLITKIASEVNSAAFRVFFDDGTSIVPKHMFFQACYFANPLPVESSSTVALYDGATRSGICVSEIVDYPLKALVFTSTNVNALVDVVSEACLALHENNTVHSLMMSNNGRNVFLFPQVKNLVTGCCLSAWECCGYFVYHTKVDFDRASETGISNRMASFSFQDGDFEDLKKLCCAIADGLVT, from the exons ATGGTGTCGGCCACCAAACTAGAAGGTGGATATTGTTTTCACAGCAAGAACTCTCCTCTCGATCAACCTGAAG GTGTGAAGATACATCTTTACCGTCTTGGAATAGAACAGCGTGAACATGATGCCCTCAAAAGCTTTGCATGTGCTGGTGAAGGCAGCCCAAGTTTACTTGATACAATCATTCTTTCTCAG TGGGAGAACTTTGCTCAGAAGGGCCAGTTGGGATATGATGTTACTACTTGCGAACTTAAG GTCATTGAAGGTCAAAGGGATTTTGTTATTCAGATGAATGATAAATGGAATTCATTTTCCCTCAAGAAATATGACAAGTTCGGCCATCCTTTCGGATGCTTGAAGCCAAATTCTGCTAGAAGCTACGAGGAATTACTTTTGTGCATCGCAGAAGGAGAAAATAATGAACCGGAGGTTGTTCCTTCGATTACACCCCCAAACAATGGAGTACTGCTGATCGCGAAT GCATATCCTGTTGAATATGGTCACATTTTCTTGGTCCCAAATGCAACTAATCAGCTATCTTCCTTTTGGGATAAAAGGATGTTTGGGCTGATTACAAAGATTGCCTCTGAAGTAAACAGTGCAGCGTTCCGGGTTTTCTTTGATGATGGTACATCTATTGTGCCAAAGCACATGTTTTTTCAG GCCTGTTACTTTGCCAATCCTTTACCAGTGGAGTCTTCCTCAACTGTTGCATTATATGATGGGGCAACCAGATCAGGCATTTGTGTGTCTGAAATAGTTGATTACCCTCTAAAAGCACTTGTGTTCACGAGCACCAATGTAAATGCACTTGTCGATGTAGTGAGTGAAGCATGCTTGGCTTTGCATGAGAACAATACTGTGCACAGCCTAATGATGTCCAACAACGGCAGAAATGTTTTCTTATTCCCCCAG GTGAAAAATCTGGTCACTGGCTGCTGTCTTTCTGCCTGGGAGTGCTGTGGCTACTTTGTTTATCACACCAAAGTTGATTTCGACCGAGCTTCTGAGACCGGAATTTCCAATAGGATGGCTTCGTTCTCGTTCCAAGATGGTGACTTTGAAGACTTGAAGAAACTCTGCTGCGCTATAGCTGATGGCCTTGTTACCTAA